A window of the Desulfobacula toluolica Tol2 genome harbors these coding sequences:
- a CDS encoding acyltransferase produces the protein MLYFLPHSLKGILSLILYTLNTVCLTPPLILLALFKFFIPVYCVVVIIDNILISIANLWIDINSFNSKLFCKINWDIRGLGNLKKKEWYLVISNHQSWVDILALQTILNKKIPMLKFFLKQELIWVPFLGLAWWALDFPFMKRYSKKQLTKKPHLKGKDLERTKKACEKFKHTPISIINFVEGTRLTPRKKGAPDNHFTHLLNPKAGGIAFVLGSMGDYFHKIIDVTIVYPDEIPTFWDYISGRVNKIIIDFEVIPLTDFPTGDYFNDTKYKDQFFMWLNSLWQKKDDKIKQLKADKI, from the coding sequence ATGCTCTATTTTTTACCCCACTCACTCAAAGGCATTTTATCCCTGATACTGTATACATTAAACACCGTCTGCTTGACACCTCCATTGATTTTGCTGGCGTTGTTTAAATTTTTTATCCCGGTTTATTGTGTTGTTGTTATTATTGACAACATACTGATATCCATTGCCAACCTCTGGATAGATATTAATTCATTCAACTCAAAACTGTTTTGCAAAATAAACTGGGATATCAGGGGGCTTGGAAACCTGAAAAAAAAAGAATGGTATCTTGTTATTTCCAACCACCAGTCCTGGGTTGACATTTTAGCATTGCAGACCATTTTGAACAAAAAAATCCCCATGCTGAAATTTTTCTTAAAACAGGAACTGATCTGGGTCCCGTTTTTAGGGCTGGCCTGGTGGGCTTTGGATTTTCCATTCATGAAACGGTATTCAAAAAAACAATTAACAAAAAAACCCCACCTGAAAGGCAAAGATCTTGAAAGGACAAAAAAGGCCTGTGAAAAATTCAAACACACGCCAATCTCCATCATCAATTTTGTTGAAGGAACCCGACTCACTCCCCGGAAAAAAGGAGCCCCAGACAATCATTTTACGCATCTTTTAAATCCAAAAGCCGGTGGAATAGCCTTTGTTTTAGGCTCTATGGGAGACTATTTTCATAAAATCATTGATGTCACAATTGTCTATCCGGATGAGATTCCAACATTCTGGGACTATATTTCAGGCAGGGTCAATAAAATAATTATTGATTTTGAAGTTATCCCCTTAACCGATTTTCCGACCGGGGATTATTTTAATGACACTAAGTATAAGGATCAGTTTTTCATGTGGTTGAATTCATTATGGCAAAAAAAAGACGATAAAATAAAACAATTAAAAGCAGATAAAATTTAA
- a CDS encoding FapA family protein, which yields MTKDSHDKLKIPLIGLLAVKNFMINKEDLQKGMSQCSGAKDHQAALKKYFLFNKLISSQNMERLLQVAKAFEMRQKEFKFGAVAIRKGFINKSVLKLALEEQENDIKSRKSPRLIGDLLVEAGMLTPKQRDDILKLQKRLKKKTKSTFDQEENKNIPDENSSRLEEDEGILLIPEIIDGGIKLEISKDFMSAFLTKTESFDKNITLAQIHEALFDKGIVLGIVDDKMILGFINSSGFKKKSFRVAQGITPIQGKDARIEFFFNTDYLKSGGFKLDGTVDFKDRGETPHVEEGTVLAEKIPMLESRHGQTIFGDQIEMIPVKDIALKFGKGAKISEDGFKVIAEVTGYPKYSLSGHVFVYGEYITEGDVDYETGHINYDGNINVKGRIKAGFRVKGNDIKAIELDGGIITAQGDVIIAGGINEANIYARGNVYARFVHNSKILCMGSVVIQKEIVDSNIDCSGSCVIENGKLMSSIISAKMGVKARNIGTEMACSSVIRVGNDVFCEKELEKNRKKVEQLEKQAEQHRKDKEKLKQKNVAVQKKIVDFAHIQDRSQLEEKELNLKISLMEKNTEDYQAIAELSKRIDTLRANAQKAEGILNACFDKTDKLEQRMKKQNREIKILEKRRDKLIDERTNLIAWTKDKPGNPVVIVDGVIMPETRIIGNHSEKRVMDLMRYAKIMEVVSKTDDGQNIYEMQVVSI from the coding sequence ATGACCAAAGACAGTCATGATAAATTGAAAATTCCATTAATAGGTCTTTTGGCGGTTAAGAATTTTATGATCAACAAGGAAGATCTTCAAAAGGGGATGTCTCAGTGTTCTGGTGCAAAGGATCACCAGGCAGCGTTGAAAAAGTATTTTTTATTCAATAAGCTTATCTCTTCACAAAATATGGAAAGGCTTTTACAGGTGGCAAAAGCTTTTGAAATGCGGCAAAAAGAATTCAAGTTCGGTGCTGTTGCCATACGGAAAGGATTTATTAATAAAAGTGTTTTAAAATTGGCTCTGGAAGAACAGGAAAATGATATAAAGAGCAGAAAATCTCCTCGCCTTATTGGCGACCTGCTTGTGGAAGCGGGTATGTTAACTCCAAAACAGCGTGACGATATCTTAAAACTGCAAAAAAGACTCAAAAAGAAAACCAAAAGCACATTCGACCAAGAAGAGAATAAAAATATCCCTGATGAAAATTCATCCAGGCTTGAAGAAGATGAAGGTATTTTGCTGATACCTGAAATTATTGACGGTGGAATCAAGCTTGAAATTTCCAAAGATTTTATGTCGGCATTTTTAACAAAAACAGAATCCTTTGATAAAAATATTACTCTTGCACAAATACATGAGGCCTTGTTTGATAAAGGCATTGTCCTGGGAATTGTTGATGATAAAATGATTTTAGGATTTATTAATTCCAGTGGGTTTAAGAAGAAATCTTTCAGGGTTGCCCAGGGTATTACTCCTATCCAGGGCAAAGATGCCCGTATTGAATTCTTTTTTAATACGGATTATTTAAAATCAGGTGGATTTAAATTAGACGGTACTGTTGATTTTAAAGATCGGGGTGAAACACCGCATGTTGAAGAAGGTACAGTGCTTGCTGAAAAAATTCCCATGCTTGAATCAAGACACGGTCAGACTATTTTTGGCGATCAAATTGAAATGATACCCGTAAAAGACATTGCCTTGAAATTCGGAAAAGGCGCAAAGATTTCAGAGGATGGATTTAAGGTTATTGCGGAAGTTACTGGATATCCTAAATACAGCCTGTCCGGTCATGTTTTTGTTTATGGCGAGTATATTACCGAAGGAGATGTGGATTATGAAACCGGCCATATTAATTATGACGGAAATATCAATGTCAAAGGGCGTATTAAAGCTGGCTTTAGAGTAAAAGGCAATGATATTAAGGCTATTGAACTGGATGGCGGCATTATAACAGCTCAAGGCGATGTAATAATTGCAGGCGGTATCAATGAAGCCAATATTTATGCCCGTGGAAATGTTTATGCCAGGTTTGTCCACAATTCAAAAATTTTGTGCATGGGCAGTGTTGTGATTCAAAAAGAGATTGTTGACTCGAATATAGATTGTTCTGGAAGCTGCGTGATTGAAAACGGAAAACTCATGTCTTCAATAATTTCAGCCAAAATGGGGGTGAAAGCCAGGAATATCGGAACTGAAATGGCCTGCTCCAGCGTCATAAGAGTCGGCAATGACGTGTTTTGTGAAAAGGAACTGGAAAAAAATAGGAAAAAGGTTGAACAGCTGGAAAAGCAGGCAGAACAACACCGGAAAGACAAAGAAAAATTAAAGCAGAAAAATGTGGCCGTTCAAAAGAAAATAGTAGATTTTGCCCATATTCAGGATAGATCTCAATTAGAGGAAAAGGAACTTAATTTAAAAATTTCTTTGATGGAAAAAAATACGGAAGATTACCAGGCCATTGCTGAATTAAGCAAGAGAATTGATACGTTAAGGGCAAATGCCCAAAAAGCTGAAGGAATTTTGAATGCTTGTTTTGATAAAACAGATAAGCTTGAACAAAGAATGAAAAAACAAAACAGGGAAATCAAAATTTTAGAAAAAAGACGTGATAAACTTATTGATGAGAGAACCAATCTTATTGCGTGGACAAAGGATAAGCCGGGTAATCCGGTCGTGATTGTTGACGGGGTGATCATGCCGGAAACCCGTATTATAGGCAATCACAGTGAAAAGCGGGTGATGGATCTGATGAGGTATGCAAAAATCATGGAAGTTGTATCCAAAACTGATGACGGCCAGAATATTTATGAAATGCAGGTGGTATCTATTTAA
- a CDS encoding sigma-54-dependent transcriptional regulator, with the protein MKKAKLSSEEHHFFRTVYNAAFANPFSDLREKLDIKIAGHFPSASRRESKDLCINEVDHRIKTLESQGRADINAFQGQDKEIITIVFLFDIFHKFRDEFDQLIKDQIKAQDIPVKVPFAPKAMEMLHKKGFDDKSVFHYFALSYQLRRAFYFISNSLVGSSPCMKTLKKHLWYNVFTYNIDLYNKFLWNKMEDFSTLLLGETGTGKGTAAKAIGRSGYIPFDEKKQCFAQSFTRAFSSLNLSQYPETLLESELFGHTKGAFTGAMEDYQGVFDRCSPHGSILLDEIGEIPNHVQIKLLRVLQERTFSPVGTHETSRFNGRVIAATNRPKKDILDGKVFRDDFYYRLCSDIIEVPPLSIRIREKPSELDDLLDFTIQKMTGTRSEKLILKVKRIIDRRLGKNYQWPGNVRELEQCVRSVLLRRDYRGKQKDDKEAGSLTQELIQGISNLNISVPLLVSGYCRLLYEKFGTYEKVAKLTGLDRRTIKKHIINFKRD; encoded by the coding sequence GTGAAAAAAGCAAAACTCAGTTCAGAAGAACACCATTTTTTCAGAACAGTCTATAATGCCGCTTTTGCAAATCCTTTCAGCGATTTGAGAGAAAAGCTTGATATTAAAATTGCAGGCCATTTTCCTTCGGCCTCACGAAGAGAAAGCAAAGACCTGTGCATAAATGAAGTGGACCACCGGATAAAAACTCTTGAAAGCCAGGGCCGTGCAGACATCAATGCGTTTCAAGGCCAGGACAAGGAGATCATTACAATTGTATTTTTGTTTGATATCTTTCACAAATTCAGAGATGAGTTTGATCAGCTGATAAAGGATCAAATCAAAGCTCAGGACATCCCGGTCAAGGTTCCGTTTGCCCCAAAAGCCATGGAAATGCTCCATAAAAAAGGATTTGACGACAAAAGCGTTTTCCATTATTTTGCCCTGTCCTACCAGCTCAGACGGGCTTTTTATTTTATTTCCAACTCCCTTGTGGGCAGCAGCCCGTGCATGAAAACACTGAAAAAACATTTATGGTACAATGTTTTCACTTATAATATAGATCTTTACAACAAATTCTTATGGAACAAAATGGAGGATTTTTCCACCCTGCTTTTAGGGGAAACCGGCACGGGAAAGGGTACGGCTGCCAAGGCCATTGGAAGAAGCGGATATATCCCCTTTGATGAGAAAAAACAATGTTTTGCCCAGAGCTTTACCCGGGCTTTTTCTTCGCTTAACCTTTCCCAGTATCCTGAAACCCTGCTGGAGTCTGAATTATTCGGCCACACAAAAGGTGCCTTTACAGGTGCAATGGAGGATTACCAGGGCGTGTTTGACCGGTGCAGCCCCCATGGTTCCATTCTTCTGGATGAAATAGGTGAGATCCCCAACCATGTTCAGATCAAATTATTACGGGTTCTCCAGGAAAGAACTTTTTCCCCTGTGGGAACCCATGAAACATCAAGATTCAACGGACGGGTCATTGCAGCGACCAACAGGCCCAAAAAGGATATTCTTGACGGCAAGGTGTTCAGGGACGATTTTTATTACCGGCTGTGTTCTGATATCATTGAAGTCCCGCCTCTGAGTATCAGGATCAGAGAAAAACCTTCCGAACTCGATGACCTGCTTGATTTCACAATACAAAAAATGACCGGCACCCGTTCTGAAAAATTAATTCTAAAAGTCAAAAGAATTATTGACCGACGGCTTGGAAAGAATTATCAATGGCCTGGAAATGTACGGGAACTTGAGCAATGCGTTAGAAGCGTTTTGTTGCGGCGGGACTATCGAGGCAAACAAAAAGATGACAAAGAAGCCGGGTCACTTACCCAGGAACTGATACAGGGAATTTCAAACCTTAACATCTCTGTTCCGTTACTGGTATCAGGATATTGCAGGCTCTTGTATGAAAAATTCGGCACCTATGAAAAGGTGGCAAAGCTGACAGGACTGGACAGACGAACCATAAAAAAACATATTATAAATTTTAAAAGAGATTGA